The sequence AGATTAACTTTAGCTTCTTCAAATTTTTCTTTAGCTACAGGGAAACCATAAGTGAATATAGCCAACATTCCAGCAACATTACAACCTGAACGTCTTATCGCTTCCACAGCTTTTAAGCTGCTACCGCCAGTAGATATTAAATCTTCAATTACTACAACTTTAGAACCTGGTTTTAAGTCGCCTTCAATAAGGTTTTCCAGTCCGTGATCTTTAGGAGTAGCACGTACATATACGAAAGGTAAGTTTAGAGCATCAGCTACTAAAGCACCTTGAGCTATCGCACCTGTTGCAACACCAGCTATCGCATCTACATCAGGATAGTTTTCTAATATAAGACGGCATAATTCTAATTTAATAAAATTACGAGTCTCTGGATAAGATAGAGTTTTTCTGTTGTCACAATATATAGGAGACTTCCAACCCGATGCCCAAGTAAAAGGATTTGCA comes from Dysgonomonadaceae bacterium PH5-43 and encodes:
- a CDS encoding orotate phosphoribosyltransferase (product_source=KO:K00762; cath_funfam=3.40.50.2020; cog=COG0461; ko=KO:K00762; pfam=PF00156; superfamily=53271; tigrfam=TIGR00336) is translated as MKTLEQILAKKLLKIKAVKLQPANPFTWASGWKSPIYCDNRKTLSYPETRNFIKLELCRLILENYPDVDAIAGVATGAIAQGALVADALNLPFVYVRATPKDHGLENLIEGDLKPGSKVVVIEDLISTGGSSLKAVEAIRRSGCNVAGMLAIFTYGFPVAKEKFEEAKVNLTTLSNYDAILDEALSTKYIDESEIKTLQEWRKDPANWGVK